The Bacteroides sp. sequence TTTTTTCAGTGATTGATCGAGAATCGCTGGCTTCAGATTCATGGCTGCCAGCACCTTTTCAATGGCTTCCTTTGAGGGAAGTTTTTCCTTATTGGCTTTGAAACCAAAAGGGAACAGAACCAGATCGCGGGCAGTCTTCAAGTCAAAGGCGAGTTCCTGCGGAACCCAGGCCACTTTTTTGCGAATGGCACGGATGTTTTCACTGCTCAACTTCAGGCCGTCTATGATGATGCTGCCATGGGTCAGGTGGGTAAATCCAAGCAGGGCACCCAGGATGCTTGTTTTTCCTGAGCCGGAAGGTCCCTTGAAGGTGACCTTTTCACCCTTTGCAATCTTCAGGCTGAGTGAACTCACCAGGACGTTTTTGCCGAAGGCCAGGGTCAGGTCGCTGATAGTTATCATTTTGCAGCCATTATAGGCTTCAAAGATAGGGGTTATTTTGCCCTGATCATATGAAAAAAATGTCGTATATTTGCACTCCGTAAAAAAGGCGGATGTGGCGTAATTGGTAGCCGCGCCAGACTTAGGATCTGGTGCCGAAAGGCGTGGGGGTTCGAGTCCCTTCATCCGCACAGAAACCGGATTATTAAGCAGAACCCCGTTTTTGACGTTTTTGCTTTTGTCTGACGGGGTTTGGTTTTTTAATCAAATTATTCACTTAATTTTTGAACGCTTAATGAATATTGTTCAGGAAAGTACAGGACAGCTGGAAGCTGTACTTAAAGTAGAACTCAAGGAAGACGATTATCGCGAAAAGGTCGACAAGGAATTGAAAAACCTTCAGCGGAAAGCCCAGGTCCCAGGATTTCGTCCCGGTAAAGTACCGATGGGGATGATCAGGAAAATGTACGGCAAAAACGTTTTGGCCGATGAGGTCAACAAAATGCTGGTGGATGAGGTGTACAAATACATCAAGGACAATGATCTGAATGTTCTGGGTAATCCCTTGCCAGATCATGAAGCCGCCGAAAAGATTGACTGGGATAACCAGACCGAATTTACTTTCGCCTATGAAATAGGCCTGGCTCCTAAAGTGGACCTGGAACTTACTGAAAATATTGAGGTGGATTATCACCGCGTTAAAGTATCCGATGATACGTTAGATTCATATATTCTGGATATCAGGAAGCAGTTTGGCAAACATGTAAGCCCGGAAGTAGCCGAAGCTGGAGATGTGCTTTTTGGGGAATTCGCCGAATTGGATTCACCCGGGCAGTTGAAGGAAAACGGTCATACGCACAAAGCCAATCTGATGATTGATTTTGTCAAGGATGAAGAAGTGAAAAAAGAGCTGATCGGAATGAAGATCGGTGATACCGTTGAATTTGACCTGGTGAAAGCCGTTGAAAACGAAACCGAAGCTGCCGGGATCATAGGGGTGAAAAAAGATGAGCTCTCCAATTATAATCCGATGTTTCGATTTACCGTTGAGACCATTTCCCGGATTGAACCCGCCGAACTGAACGAAGAGCTATTCAAAAAGGCCATGCCTGGCGAAGATGTTGAAACAGAGGAAGCTTTCCGGCAAAAACTGTCAGATCAACTGAGCGGACAATACCAGGTGGATTCCGACAAGCATTTCCGCAACGAGGTCATGAAGAAACTCCTTGAGGAGACCAAGCTGGATCTTCCCGAGACCTTCCTGAAGAAGTGGCTGAAAGATGCGAATAAGGGAGAGTTTACAGCCGAGCAGGTTGATGAGGAATTCCCTGCCCTCGCTGATACTTTCCGCTGGCAACTTATTGAGAGCCACCTGATCACTTCCAATCATGTTGAAGTGACCCGGGAGGAGGTGACCGACTACCTTGGCTCTTTTATGAGAGCCCAGATGAGGCAGTATGGACAGGAAAATGTTGAGCAGGAACTGATCGATGGTTTTGTGAAAAACATCATGCAGAACCAGGAAGAGATCAAGAAGGTTTACGATGACCTTTTCGATAAGAAATTGCTTGCCTTGTATAAAGAAAAATTAAAGTTGAATGAAGTAGAGATCAGCTTTGATGATTTTGTTAAATTAGTGACTGAAAAATACCAGGCCGATAAAGCTTCGGCAAAATGAAATTCAGAATCATAAACACTTTCCCTTATGAGCAAAAAGGATGAATTTTCAAGATATGCTACCCGGCATTTGGGTATAAGCAGCCAGACCCTGCATAGTTATGCCTCGGTGTATGGCAATTACATCAGCCCCACCATTATTGAGGAGAGGCAGCTGAATGTTGCCACCATGGATGTTTTCAGCCGTTTGATGATGGACAGGATCATTTTTCTTGGGGTTCCCATCAATGATTACGTGGCTAATATTATCCAGGCCCAGTTGTTGTTTCTTGAGTCGGTTGATCCCAAAAAAGATATTCAGATTTACCTCAATACCCCGGGTGGATCGGTCTATGCCGGCCTTGGCATCTACGATACCATGCAGTATATTGCTCCGGATGTGGCTACCATTTGCACGGGTATTGCCGCTTCGATGGGGGCTGTGCTGTTGTGTGCCGGAACACCCGGGAAACGCACTGCACTGAAGCACAGCAGGGTGCTGATCCACCAGCCCATGGGGGGCGCTGAAGGACAAGCCTCTGATATTGAGATCACCGCAAGGGAGATTATCAAACTGAAAAAAGAATTGTACGAGATCATTTCGCTGCATTCGAAGCAGGAATACGAAAAAGTTTATGCTGATTCTGACCGTGATTACTGGATGACCGCCGAGGAAGCCAAGGAATACGGAATGATTGACGAAGTG is a genomic window containing:
- a CDS encoding ATP-binding cassette domain-containing protein, with amino-acid sequence MITISDLTLAFGKNVLVSSLSLKIAKGEKVTFKGPSGSGKTSILGALLGFTHLTHGSIIIDGLKLSSENIRAIRKKVAWVPQELAFDLKTARDLVLFPFGFKANKEKLPSKEAIEKVLAAMNLKPAILDQSLKKISGGEKQRLSLAAGLLQEKPILILDEPTSALDKETRKKVTDFILALPDTTVVAASHDDYWIEVSEKVIDLEK
- the tig gene encoding trigger factor → MNIVQESTGQLEAVLKVELKEDDYREKVDKELKNLQRKAQVPGFRPGKVPMGMIRKMYGKNVLADEVNKMLVDEVYKYIKDNDLNVLGNPLPDHEAAEKIDWDNQTEFTFAYEIGLAPKVDLELTENIEVDYHRVKVSDDTLDSYILDIRKQFGKHVSPEVAEAGDVLFGEFAELDSPGQLKENGHTHKANLMIDFVKDEEVKKELIGMKIGDTVEFDLVKAVENETEAAGIIGVKKDELSNYNPMFRFTVETISRIEPAELNEELFKKAMPGEDVETEEAFRQKLSDQLSGQYQVDSDKHFRNEVMKKLLEETKLDLPETFLKKWLKDANKGEFTAEQVDEEFPALADTFRWQLIESHLITSNHVEVTREEVTDYLGSFMRAQMRQYGQENVEQELIDGFVKNIMQNQEEIKKVYDDLFDKKLLALYKEKLKLNEVEISFDDFVKLVTEKYQADKASAK
- the clpP gene encoding ATP-dependent Clp endopeptidase proteolytic subunit ClpP, producing the protein MSKKDEFSRYATRHLGISSQTLHSYASVYGNYISPTIIEERQLNVATMDVFSRLMMDRIIFLGVPINDYVANIIQAQLLFLESVDPKKDIQIYLNTPGGSVYAGLGIYDTMQYIAPDVATICTGIAASMGAVLLCAGTPGKRTALKHSRVLIHQPMGGAEGQASDIEITAREIIKLKKELYEIISLHSKQEYEKVYADSDRDYWMTAEEAKEYGMIDEVLLTNKK